In Maylandia zebra isolate NMK-2024a linkage group LG12, Mzebra_GT3a, whole genome shotgun sequence, a single genomic region encodes these proteins:
- the LOC101469607 gene encoding uncharacterized protein LOC101469607 isoform X1: MKVVAGGVLLLAVVHLSRPCIKEGTITICFNIPTYFEPGSSSLLMVLKDVGEINSTVLQSENLASITRLTINNAGVTRIAEKAFSSLTNLKYLSLELNNLSQINSNWFKEPAALSEIILTGNHIEVLSESTLGQFANLTSLRLNKNMLRNIEQNSFSSQAALAELDLSKNKLTWVSPQAFRSLTSTKIRLGGNPWDCSCEAEDFVAFMKALQSRSQLENEMDVTCESPPSLRGRLVWNVTVCVTSPSRTPSVGPLSTVKVVTTSPSPTSETETSVKPKPTISSSHTVPSLETSVHPKPTYAHTPGPASTVKVETPSSRPTSNSDTSVTHKPTDVATMSSSHTIKVVTTTPSRPTSDTSFAASSTDVPPISSSHTVKVVRTPPPRPTSNSDVSFKPTSTDTSTISSSHTVTDSSLETSVHPKPTYAHASGPASTVKVETPSSRPTSNSHKPTDIPTTSSYTIKVVTTTPSRPTSNSGTSFKASSTDASTINSSQTVTVSSLETSIHPKPIYVHTPSPASTVKVETPSRPTSKTETSFKTKPTSSSLTGSYETSPLVRTEASPHAELTNSSTTASEPAGVTVPSQPPSDTNIVRALIAVIVVLCVLLFVVCFLAVRHRRKHNKKSVTPGHSREDKKQLEEESRSSHDSLRSSENKDAEMARITSFTGIRAKSANAVILMSPFCASGKDPVTLHTETEAQAKVTENPAEGKQKLVNETEATGAAGGFQTENPANTTDTIKENEKTANPGTNLDENPECVPVSTDMVPYLSIGTDQNKSLPVEESVEGLGLRSKGSKIIKRISTWPLAAAQWQERCKRKAEDEEDGDDLTVWRQNVTKKFSDEIKKTVNDRGHPFAFDRDKEKDETMKNQMGALMDLRHSQSLKPIEEEHLKKEGMAVGDTTTVTQTTAQNQNANQENLHQDRHQTSGKSSAHNNIKSSKEDNQRKESKRAVHSRQRAENRASSSKAPSGGASPDDETLLSGNDYAFMNLLHEVVQNNGRWTRQRWKQTHANKQRR; the protein is encoded by the exons ATGAAGG TTGTAGCTGGTGGTGTTTTGTTGCTGGCTGTTGTCCACCTGAGCCGTCCTTGTATCAAAGAGGGAACGATCACGATCTGCTTCAACATCCCAACAT ACTTTGAACCTGGTTCCTCATCTCTGTTGATGGTCCTGAAGGATGTCGGAGAGATCAACTCcacagtgctgcagagtgagaACCTCGCTTCTATCACCAGGCTCACGATCAACAACGCAGGTGTCACGAGAATCGCTGAAAAAGCCTTCAGCTCACTTACCAATCTTAAGTATCTCAGCTTGGAGCTAAACAATCTGTCGCAGATTAATTCAAACTGGTTTAAAGAGCCCGCCGCCCTGAGTGAGATCATCCTTACGGGAAATCACATTGAAGTCTTGAGTGAGTCCACGCTCGGACAGTTTGCTAACCTCACAAGCCTCAGGCTGAATAAAAACATGCTCAGGAATATTGAGCAGAATAGTTTCAGTTCCCAGGCCGCCTTGGCTGAGTTAGACTTGTCCAAGAACAAGTTGACTTGGGTCTCACCACAAGCCTTCAGATCTCTGACCTCCACCAAGATCAGATTAGGTGGGAACCCTTGGGACTGTTCGTGTGAAGCTGAAGACTTTGTCGCCTTTATGAAAG CTCTACAGAGCAGATCTCAGCTGGAAAACGAGATGGACGTGACCTGTGAGAGTCCTCCATCCCTGAGGGGTCGGCTGGTGTGGAACGTAACGGTATGCGTGACATCACCATCAAGAACACCGTCAGTGGGCCCTTTATCCACTG TAAAAGTGGTGACGACCTCTCCATCGCCAACATCAGAGACAGAAACCTCCGTCAAACCCAAACCCACTATAAGCTCTTCTCACACTG TTCCGTCATTAGAAACATCTGTCCACCCTAAGCCCACTTATGCACACACACCTGGCCCTGCATCCACTG TAAAAGTGGAAACTCCTTCATCACGACCAACATCTAACTCAGACACTTCTGTTACACACAAACCCACTGATGTAGCCACAATGAGCTCGTCCCACACCA TTAAAGTGGTGACAACCACTCCATCACGCCCAACATCAGACACTTCTTTCGCAGCCTCATCCACTGATGTACCTCCAATAAGCTCTTCCCACACTG TAAAAGTGGTGAGGACGCCTCCACCACGTCCAACGTCAAACTCAGATGTTTCTTTTAAACCCACATCCACTGATACATCCACAATTAGCTCTTCTCACACTG TTACAGATTCATCATTAGAAACATCTGTCCACCCTAAGCCCACTTACGCACACGCATCTGGCCCTGCATCCACTG TAAAAGTGGAAACTCCTTCATCACGACCAACATCAAACTCACACAAACCCACTGATATACCCACAACAAGCTCTTACACCA TAAAAGTGGTGACAACCACTCCATCACGCCCAACCTCAAACTCAGGCACTTCTTTCAAAGCCTCATCCACTGATGCATCCACAATAAACTCTTCTCAAActg TGACAGTTTCATCATTAGAGACCTCTATCCACCCTAAGCCTATCTATGTACATACACCTAGTCCTGCATCCACTG taaaaGTGGAAACTCCTTCACGACCAACATCAAAGACAGAAACTTCTTTCAAAACCAAACCCACAAGCTCCTCTCTCACTG GATCTTATGAGACATCACCTCTGGTAAGGACAGAAGCCTCACCCCACGCCGAACTCACAAACTCATCCACAACAGCTTCTGAACCTGCTGGAGTGACAG TTCCATCACAACCACCGTCAGATACCAACATTGTCCGTGCGCTCATTGCTGTGATTG TGGTcctctgtgtgctgctgtttgtggtGTGTTTCCTGGCTGTGCGACACCGaaggaaacacaacaaaaaaagtgtGACACCCGGGCATTCGAGAGAAGACAAAAAGCAGCTGGAAGAAGAAAGCAGATCAAGTCATGACTCTCTAAGATCCTCTGAGAATAAGGATGCAGAGATGGCTCGGATAACATCCTTTACTGGAATCAGAGCAAAGTCAGCAAATGCTGTAATCCTCATGTCTCCTTTTTGTGCATCTGGGAAGGATCCTGTGACTTTGCATACTGAGACAGAGGCTCAAGCAAAAGTCACTGAAAACCCAGCTGAGGGAAAGCAGAAGCTGGTGAATGAAACTGAAGCCACAGGAGCTGCAGGAGGATTTCAGACAGAAAATCCCGCAAACACCACAGACACGATCAAGGAGAATGAAAAAACAGCCAATCCTGGTACAAATCTAGATGAAAACCCTGAATGTGTTCCTGTTAGCACTGACATGGTACCTTATCTGAGCATCGGCACAGACCAGAACAAATCACTTCCTGTTGAAGAGTCTGTTGAAGGTCTTGGTCTAAGATCAAAAGGCAGCAAAATTATCAAGAGGATCTCTACCTGGCCCCTCGCTGCAGCTCAGTGGCAGGAAAGatgcaaaagaaaagcagaagatgAGGAGGATGGTGATGACTTGACTGTTTGGAGACAAAATGTAACAAAGAAGTTTTCAGATGAAATAAAGAAGACTGTAAATGATAGAGGCCATCCCTTCGCTTTTGATCGggacaaagagaaagatgaAACTATGAAAAATCAAATGGGGGCTCTCATGGACCTGAGACACTCGCAGTCCTTAAAACCAATTGAAGAGGAACACCTGAAGAAAGAAGGGATGGCAGTGGGTGATACTACCACTGTGACACAAACGACTGCACAAAACCAAAATGCGAATCAGGAAAACCTCCATCAGGATCGACATCAGACATCTGGAAAAAGCTCAGCACACAACAACATCAAGAGCAGCAAGGAGGACAATCAGAGGAAGGAATCGAAACGAGCTGTGCACAGCAGGCAGAGGGCAGAAAACAGGGCGTCCAGCTCAAAGGCTCCCTCTGGTGGTGCATCACCTGATGACGAAACGCTGCTGTCTGGGAACGACTACGCCTTCATGAACCTGCTGCATGAAGTCGTTCAGAACAATGGCCGTTGGACCAGACAGAGGTGGAAGCAGACACATGCCAACAAGCAACGGCGTTAG
- the LOC101469607 gene encoding uncharacterized protein LOC101469607 isoform X2, producing the protein MKVVAGGVLLLAVVHLSRPCIKEGTITICFNIPTYFEPGSSSLLMVLKDVGEINSTVLQSENLASITRLTINNAGVTRIAEKAFSSLTNLKYLSLELNNLSQINSNWFKEPAALSEIILTGNHIEVLSESTLGQFANLTSLRLNKNMLRNIEQNSFSSQAALAELDLSKNKLTWVSPQAFRSLTSTKIRLGGNPWDCSCEAEDFVAFMKALQSRSQLENEMDVTCESPPSLRGRLVWNVTVCVTSPSRTPSVGPLSTVKVVTTSPSPTSETETSVKPKPTISSSHTVPSLETSVHPKPTYAHTPGPASTVKVETPSSRPTSNSDTSVTHKPTDVATMSSSHTIKVVTTTPSRPTSDTSFAASSTDVPPISSSHTVKVVRTPPPRPTSNSDVSFKPTSTDTSTISSSHTVTDSSLETSVHPKPTYAHASGPASTVKVETPSSRPTSNSHKPTDIPTTSSYTIKVVTTTPSRPTSNSGTSFKASSTDASTINSSQTVSSLETSIHPKPIYVHTPSPASTVKVETPSRPTSKTETSFKTKPTSSSLTGSYETSPLVRTEASPHAELTNSSTTASEPAGVTVPSQPPSDTNIVRALIAVIVVLCVLLFVVCFLAVRHRRKHNKKSVTPGHSREDKKQLEEESRSSHDSLRSSENKDAEMARITSFTGIRAKSANAVILMSPFCASGKDPVTLHTETEAQAKVTENPAEGKQKLVNETEATGAAGGFQTENPANTTDTIKENEKTANPGTNLDENPECVPVSTDMVPYLSIGTDQNKSLPVEESVEGLGLRSKGSKIIKRISTWPLAAAQWQERCKRKAEDEEDGDDLTVWRQNVTKKFSDEIKKTVNDRGHPFAFDRDKEKDETMKNQMGALMDLRHSQSLKPIEEEHLKKEGMAVGDTTTVTQTTAQNQNANQENLHQDRHQTSGKSSAHNNIKSSKEDNQRKESKRAVHSRQRAENRASSSKAPSGGASPDDETLLSGNDYAFMNLLHEVVQNNGRWTRQRWKQTHANKQRR; encoded by the exons ATGAAGG TTGTAGCTGGTGGTGTTTTGTTGCTGGCTGTTGTCCACCTGAGCCGTCCTTGTATCAAAGAGGGAACGATCACGATCTGCTTCAACATCCCAACAT ACTTTGAACCTGGTTCCTCATCTCTGTTGATGGTCCTGAAGGATGTCGGAGAGATCAACTCcacagtgctgcagagtgagaACCTCGCTTCTATCACCAGGCTCACGATCAACAACGCAGGTGTCACGAGAATCGCTGAAAAAGCCTTCAGCTCACTTACCAATCTTAAGTATCTCAGCTTGGAGCTAAACAATCTGTCGCAGATTAATTCAAACTGGTTTAAAGAGCCCGCCGCCCTGAGTGAGATCATCCTTACGGGAAATCACATTGAAGTCTTGAGTGAGTCCACGCTCGGACAGTTTGCTAACCTCACAAGCCTCAGGCTGAATAAAAACATGCTCAGGAATATTGAGCAGAATAGTTTCAGTTCCCAGGCCGCCTTGGCTGAGTTAGACTTGTCCAAGAACAAGTTGACTTGGGTCTCACCACAAGCCTTCAGATCTCTGACCTCCACCAAGATCAGATTAGGTGGGAACCCTTGGGACTGTTCGTGTGAAGCTGAAGACTTTGTCGCCTTTATGAAAG CTCTACAGAGCAGATCTCAGCTGGAAAACGAGATGGACGTGACCTGTGAGAGTCCTCCATCCCTGAGGGGTCGGCTGGTGTGGAACGTAACGGTATGCGTGACATCACCATCAAGAACACCGTCAGTGGGCCCTTTATCCACTG TAAAAGTGGTGACGACCTCTCCATCGCCAACATCAGAGACAGAAACCTCCGTCAAACCCAAACCCACTATAAGCTCTTCTCACACTG TTCCGTCATTAGAAACATCTGTCCACCCTAAGCCCACTTATGCACACACACCTGGCCCTGCATCCACTG TAAAAGTGGAAACTCCTTCATCACGACCAACATCTAACTCAGACACTTCTGTTACACACAAACCCACTGATGTAGCCACAATGAGCTCGTCCCACACCA TTAAAGTGGTGACAACCACTCCATCACGCCCAACATCAGACACTTCTTTCGCAGCCTCATCCACTGATGTACCTCCAATAAGCTCTTCCCACACTG TAAAAGTGGTGAGGACGCCTCCACCACGTCCAACGTCAAACTCAGATGTTTCTTTTAAACCCACATCCACTGATACATCCACAATTAGCTCTTCTCACACTG TTACAGATTCATCATTAGAAACATCTGTCCACCCTAAGCCCACTTACGCACACGCATCTGGCCCTGCATCCACTG TAAAAGTGGAAACTCCTTCATCACGACCAACATCAAACTCACACAAACCCACTGATATACCCACAACAAGCTCTTACACCA TAAAAGTGGTGACAACCACTCCATCACGCCCAACCTCAAACTCAGGCACTTCTTTCAAAGCCTCATCCACTGATGCATCCACAATAAACTCTTCTCAAActg TTTCATCATTAGAGACCTCTATCCACCCTAAGCCTATCTATGTACATACACCTAGTCCTGCATCCACTG taaaaGTGGAAACTCCTTCACGACCAACATCAAAGACAGAAACTTCTTTCAAAACCAAACCCACAAGCTCCTCTCTCACTG GATCTTATGAGACATCACCTCTGGTAAGGACAGAAGCCTCACCCCACGCCGAACTCACAAACTCATCCACAACAGCTTCTGAACCTGCTGGAGTGACAG TTCCATCACAACCACCGTCAGATACCAACATTGTCCGTGCGCTCATTGCTGTGATTG TGGTcctctgtgtgctgctgtttgtggtGTGTTTCCTGGCTGTGCGACACCGaaggaaacacaacaaaaaaagtgtGACACCCGGGCATTCGAGAGAAGACAAAAAGCAGCTGGAAGAAGAAAGCAGATCAAGTCATGACTCTCTAAGATCCTCTGAGAATAAGGATGCAGAGATGGCTCGGATAACATCCTTTACTGGAATCAGAGCAAAGTCAGCAAATGCTGTAATCCTCATGTCTCCTTTTTGTGCATCTGGGAAGGATCCTGTGACTTTGCATACTGAGACAGAGGCTCAAGCAAAAGTCACTGAAAACCCAGCTGAGGGAAAGCAGAAGCTGGTGAATGAAACTGAAGCCACAGGAGCTGCAGGAGGATTTCAGACAGAAAATCCCGCAAACACCACAGACACGATCAAGGAGAATGAAAAAACAGCCAATCCTGGTACAAATCTAGATGAAAACCCTGAATGTGTTCCTGTTAGCACTGACATGGTACCTTATCTGAGCATCGGCACAGACCAGAACAAATCACTTCCTGTTGAAGAGTCTGTTGAAGGTCTTGGTCTAAGATCAAAAGGCAGCAAAATTATCAAGAGGATCTCTACCTGGCCCCTCGCTGCAGCTCAGTGGCAGGAAAGatgcaaaagaaaagcagaagatgAGGAGGATGGTGATGACTTGACTGTTTGGAGACAAAATGTAACAAAGAAGTTTTCAGATGAAATAAAGAAGACTGTAAATGATAGAGGCCATCCCTTCGCTTTTGATCGggacaaagagaaagatgaAACTATGAAAAATCAAATGGGGGCTCTCATGGACCTGAGACACTCGCAGTCCTTAAAACCAATTGAAGAGGAACACCTGAAGAAAGAAGGGATGGCAGTGGGTGATACTACCACTGTGACACAAACGACTGCACAAAACCAAAATGCGAATCAGGAAAACCTCCATCAGGATCGACATCAGACATCTGGAAAAAGCTCAGCACACAACAACATCAAGAGCAGCAAGGAGGACAATCAGAGGAAGGAATCGAAACGAGCTGTGCACAGCAGGCAGAGGGCAGAAAACAGGGCGTCCAGCTCAAAGGCTCCCTCTGGTGGTGCATCACCTGATGACGAAACGCTGCTGTCTGGGAACGACTACGCCTTCATGAACCTGCTGCATGAAGTCGTTCAGAACAATGGCCGTTGGACCAGACAGAGGTGGAAGCAGACACATGCCAACAAGCAACGGCGTTAG
- the LOC101469607 gene encoding uncharacterized protein LOC101469607 isoform X3, producing the protein MKVVAGGVLLLAVVHLSRPCIKEGTITICFNIPTYFEPGSSSLLMVLKDVGEINSTVLQSENLASITRLTINNAGVTRIAEKAFSSLTNLKYLSLELNNLSQINSNWFKEPAALSEIILTGNHIEVLSESTLGQFANLTSLRLNKNMLRNIEQNSFSSQAALAELDLSKNKLTWVSPQAFRSLTSTKIRLGGNPWDCSCEAEDFVAFMKALQSRSQLENEMDVTCESPPSLRGRLVWNVTVCVTSPSRTPSVGPLSTVKVVTTSPSPTSETETSVKPKPTISSSHTVPSLETSVHPKPTYAHTPGPASTVKVETPSSRPTSNSDTSVTHKPTDVATMSSSHTIKVVTTTPSRPTSDTSFAASSTDVPPISSSHTVKVVRTPPPRPTSNSDVSFKPTSTDTSTISSSHTVTDSSLETSVHPKPTYAHASGPASTVKVETPSSRPTSNSHKPTDIPTTSSYTIKVVTTTPSRPTSNSGTSFKASSTDASTINSSQTGSYETSPLVRTEASPHAELTNSSTTASEPAGVTVPSQPPSDTNIVRALIAVIVVLCVLLFVVCFLAVRHRRKHNKKSVTPGHSREDKKQLEEESRSSHDSLRSSENKDAEMARITSFTGIRAKSANAVILMSPFCASGKDPVTLHTETEAQAKVTENPAEGKQKLVNETEATGAAGGFQTENPANTTDTIKENEKTANPGTNLDENPECVPVSTDMVPYLSIGTDQNKSLPVEESVEGLGLRSKGSKIIKRISTWPLAAAQWQERCKRKAEDEEDGDDLTVWRQNVTKKFSDEIKKTVNDRGHPFAFDRDKEKDETMKNQMGALMDLRHSQSLKPIEEEHLKKEGMAVGDTTTVTQTTAQNQNANQENLHQDRHQTSGKSSAHNNIKSSKEDNQRKESKRAVHSRQRAENRASSSKAPSGGASPDDETLLSGNDYAFMNLLHEVVQNNGRWTRQRWKQTHANKQRR; encoded by the exons ATGAAGG TTGTAGCTGGTGGTGTTTTGTTGCTGGCTGTTGTCCACCTGAGCCGTCCTTGTATCAAAGAGGGAACGATCACGATCTGCTTCAACATCCCAACAT ACTTTGAACCTGGTTCCTCATCTCTGTTGATGGTCCTGAAGGATGTCGGAGAGATCAACTCcacagtgctgcagagtgagaACCTCGCTTCTATCACCAGGCTCACGATCAACAACGCAGGTGTCACGAGAATCGCTGAAAAAGCCTTCAGCTCACTTACCAATCTTAAGTATCTCAGCTTGGAGCTAAACAATCTGTCGCAGATTAATTCAAACTGGTTTAAAGAGCCCGCCGCCCTGAGTGAGATCATCCTTACGGGAAATCACATTGAAGTCTTGAGTGAGTCCACGCTCGGACAGTTTGCTAACCTCACAAGCCTCAGGCTGAATAAAAACATGCTCAGGAATATTGAGCAGAATAGTTTCAGTTCCCAGGCCGCCTTGGCTGAGTTAGACTTGTCCAAGAACAAGTTGACTTGGGTCTCACCACAAGCCTTCAGATCTCTGACCTCCACCAAGATCAGATTAGGTGGGAACCCTTGGGACTGTTCGTGTGAAGCTGAAGACTTTGTCGCCTTTATGAAAG CTCTACAGAGCAGATCTCAGCTGGAAAACGAGATGGACGTGACCTGTGAGAGTCCTCCATCCCTGAGGGGTCGGCTGGTGTGGAACGTAACGGTATGCGTGACATCACCATCAAGAACACCGTCAGTGGGCCCTTTATCCACTG TAAAAGTGGTGACGACCTCTCCATCGCCAACATCAGAGACAGAAACCTCCGTCAAACCCAAACCCACTATAAGCTCTTCTCACACTG TTCCGTCATTAGAAACATCTGTCCACCCTAAGCCCACTTATGCACACACACCTGGCCCTGCATCCACTG TAAAAGTGGAAACTCCTTCATCACGACCAACATCTAACTCAGACACTTCTGTTACACACAAACCCACTGATGTAGCCACAATGAGCTCGTCCCACACCA TTAAAGTGGTGACAACCACTCCATCACGCCCAACATCAGACACTTCTTTCGCAGCCTCATCCACTGATGTACCTCCAATAAGCTCTTCCCACACTG TAAAAGTGGTGAGGACGCCTCCACCACGTCCAACGTCAAACTCAGATGTTTCTTTTAAACCCACATCCACTGATACATCCACAATTAGCTCTTCTCACACTG TTACAGATTCATCATTAGAAACATCTGTCCACCCTAAGCCCACTTACGCACACGCATCTGGCCCTGCATCCACTG TAAAAGTGGAAACTCCTTCATCACGACCAACATCAAACTCACACAAACCCACTGATATACCCACAACAAGCTCTTACACCA TAAAAGTGGTGACAACCACTCCATCACGCCCAACCTCAAACTCAGGCACTTCTTTCAAAGCCTCATCCACTGATGCATCCACAATAAACTCTTCTCAAActg GATCTTATGAGACATCACCTCTGGTAAGGACAGAAGCCTCACCCCACGCCGAACTCACAAACTCATCCACAACAGCTTCTGAACCTGCTGGAGTGACAG TTCCATCACAACCACCGTCAGATACCAACATTGTCCGTGCGCTCATTGCTGTGATTG TGGTcctctgtgtgctgctgtttgtggtGTGTTTCCTGGCTGTGCGACACCGaaggaaacacaacaaaaaaagtgtGACACCCGGGCATTCGAGAGAAGACAAAAAGCAGCTGGAAGAAGAAAGCAGATCAAGTCATGACTCTCTAAGATCCTCTGAGAATAAGGATGCAGAGATGGCTCGGATAACATCCTTTACTGGAATCAGAGCAAAGTCAGCAAATGCTGTAATCCTCATGTCTCCTTTTTGTGCATCTGGGAAGGATCCTGTGACTTTGCATACTGAGACAGAGGCTCAAGCAAAAGTCACTGAAAACCCAGCTGAGGGAAAGCAGAAGCTGGTGAATGAAACTGAAGCCACAGGAGCTGCAGGAGGATTTCAGACAGAAAATCCCGCAAACACCACAGACACGATCAAGGAGAATGAAAAAACAGCCAATCCTGGTACAAATCTAGATGAAAACCCTGAATGTGTTCCTGTTAGCACTGACATGGTACCTTATCTGAGCATCGGCACAGACCAGAACAAATCACTTCCTGTTGAAGAGTCTGTTGAAGGTCTTGGTCTAAGATCAAAAGGCAGCAAAATTATCAAGAGGATCTCTACCTGGCCCCTCGCTGCAGCTCAGTGGCAGGAAAGatgcaaaagaaaagcagaagatgAGGAGGATGGTGATGACTTGACTGTTTGGAGACAAAATGTAACAAAGAAGTTTTCAGATGAAATAAAGAAGACTGTAAATGATAGAGGCCATCCCTTCGCTTTTGATCGggacaaagagaaagatgaAACTATGAAAAATCAAATGGGGGCTCTCATGGACCTGAGACACTCGCAGTCCTTAAAACCAATTGAAGAGGAACACCTGAAGAAAGAAGGGATGGCAGTGGGTGATACTACCACTGTGACACAAACGACTGCACAAAACCAAAATGCGAATCAGGAAAACCTCCATCAGGATCGACATCAGACATCTGGAAAAAGCTCAGCACACAACAACATCAAGAGCAGCAAGGAGGACAATCAGAGGAAGGAATCGAAACGAGCTGTGCACAGCAGGCAGAGGGCAGAAAACAGGGCGTCCAGCTCAAAGGCTCCCTCTGGTGGTGCATCACCTGATGACGAAACGCTGCTGTCTGGGAACGACTACGCCTTCATGAACCTGCTGCATGAAGTCGTTCAGAACAATGGCCGTTGGACCAGACAGAGGTGGAAGCAGACACATGCCAACAAGCAACGGCGTTAG